One window from the genome of Streptococcus salivarius encodes:
- a CDS encoding matrixin family metalloprotease, which yields MLRSFKTQGTKTKTILTLATVGIISAFLVGSPQHASADQTYVSDPNQAMTFSELETTTNTNTITQTGVSSETPTTVTTVSHTSVDDLHTHENDYEQTPTNTPTFEELKQDSQTASSTVDSQTGSKTYGTRIPTNTDSNHKAVENHSEPKTETVAQAQTWSKDGATWVSTEINNGNVHKILSTYIPKPLTPSTKPTTTATTKPKQSTPAVSQPKKPATVANKPTTSTTQPKKPTTVVNKPAPSTTTQPKKPTTTVTKPTAPKATPIQPAKPVDRIAQVWQKNNELVKENYDTPHWSSKEATVFINAKNPEIVNAYKQAITSWNNTGAFNFLLTNDKQKANIIADERYEGNVAAPLGVTYSTYYLPTKQYSNATVYLNTFHVQNNYYQKNGGKLLNTAQHELGHSIGLEHNSAVASVMEPKGGKTSIQPVDINNVKKLYSKI from the coding sequence ATGTTACGTTCTTTTAAAACGCAAGGGACTAAGACAAAGACCATCTTAACCCTTGCAACTGTTGGTATCATTAGTGCTTTTCTTGTGGGAAGTCCTCAGCATGCCTCTGCGGATCAAACCTATGTTTCAGATCCTAACCAGGCTATGACATTTTCTGAACTTGAAACAACTACAAATACCAATACCATCACTCAAACAGGTGTATCTAGTGAAACACCTACTACTGTGACTACTGTGTCACATACCTCTGTAGATGATCTTCATACACATGAAAATGACTATGAACAAACGCCCACAAATACTCCGACTTTTGAGGAATTGAAACAAGATAGTCAAACAGCTAGCAGTACTGTCGACAGCCAGACTGGTAGCAAAACCTATGGGACTAGAATTCCGACAAATACAGATAGCAATCATAAGGCTGTAGAAAATCACTCTGAACCAAAGACCGAAACTGTCGCTCAAGCACAAACCTGGTCAAAAGATGGTGCTACATGGGTATCAACAGAAATTAATAATGGTAACGTTCATAAGATTCTATCTACTTATATTCCAAAACCATTAACACCTTCTACAAAGCCCACGACAACAGCTACAACAAAACCTAAACAATCAACTCCTGCTGTTAGTCAACCTAAAAAACCAGCCACAGTCGCTAACAAACCTACAACATCTACAACTCAACCTAAGAAACCAACAACTGTTGTAAACAAGCCAGCGCCTTCTACAACGACACAACCTAAGAAGCCAACAACGACTGTCACTAAACCTACAGCTCCTAAAGCTACTCCTATCCAACCTGCTAAACCAGTGGACCGAATTGCTCAAGTATGGCAAAAGAATAACGAACTGGTAAAAGAGAATTACGACACTCCTCACTGGTCAAGTAAGGAAGCAACAGTCTTCATCAATGCTAAAAATCCTGAAATCGTGAATGCCTACAAACAAGCTATCACTTCTTGGAATAACACTGGTGCCTTTAATTTCTTGCTCACTAACGATAAACAAAAAGCTAACATCATTGCTGATGAACGTTATGAAGGTAATGTAGCAGCTCCTCTTGGGGTTACCTACTCTACTTACTACCTCCCAACTAAGCAATATAGTAATGCTACTGTTTACTTGAACACCTTCCATGTTCAAAACAATTATTATCAAAAGAATGGTGGAAAACTCCTTAACACTGCGCAACACGAATTAGGCCACTCAATTGGACTTGAGCACAACAGTGCTGTTGCCTCTGTAATGGAACCTAAAGGTGGTAAGACAAGTATCCAACCAGTTGATATTAACAATGTTAAGAAGCTCTATAGCAAGATTTAA
- a CDS encoding QueT transporter family protein, translated as MKKQTVRDLTHIAIVAALYVVLTVVPPFNLISYGPYQFRIAEMFNLLGFYNRKYIIAVTLGCVIANFFSFNMIDVVVGSLSTLVFVGSGVYFFDRFKNQDILGGLFDKAHVYFAFYFSFFMVTIAAELTLVTQAPFWATWFTVAMGELASLLVGAILIKKLAKVIDFVS; from the coding sequence ATGAAGAAACAAACTGTTCGTGATTTAACACATATTGCTATTGTGGCAGCTCTTTATGTAGTCTTGACTGTTGTGCCACCTTTTAACTTAATTTCGTATGGTCCCTACCAGTTCCGAATTGCAGAAATGTTCAATCTGTTAGGATTTTATAATCGCAAGTATATCATTGCCGTGACTTTGGGCTGTGTGATTGCTAATTTCTTTAGCTTTAACATGATTGATGTGGTTGTCGGAAGTCTCTCGACACTGGTCTTTGTCGGTTCAGGTGTTTATTTCTTCGACCGATTTAAGAACCAAGATATTTTAGGTGGACTTTTTGACAAGGCTCATGTTTACTTTGCCTTTTACTTCTCATTCTTCATGGTGACAATTGCAGCTGAGTTGACCTTGGTTACTCAGGCACCATTTTGGGCAACTTGGTTCACTGTTGCTATGGGAGAATTGGCTTCTCTCTTAGTTGGTGCAATTCTTATTAAGAAATTGGCCAAAGTTATTGATTTTGTTTCCTAA
- a CDS encoding DUF4767 domain-containing protein encodes MRKLSEAEWISRFEQVQGRKPKPDELQLAYQSGLIGISKNYNYIYILLGALVAIVVGIGLTLVSSSMKNVKQTKSSATVASSIFSSTEKASATSSTSLAENPKTSESSSASIDTPDANHAKEAYTENPRWTNDKASQLASLMVSWGNQMNQPGYKEITNEASSLPIRWMSDHNQTVDATYAANGNSSSEYTIVSVYERWENVSVHRYFFTIKKDGTPFVLYSPTTNGGVYYVKETENADLKSGYADIVNN; translated from the coding sequence ATGCGAAAGCTGTCAGAAGCAGAATGGATAAGTCGTTTTGAGCAAGTTCAGGGGCGTAAACCGAAACCTGATGAATTACAATTAGCTTATCAGTCTGGCCTTATTGGAATCTCGAAAAATTATAATTATATCTATATTCTTCTGGGGGCTCTAGTAGCAATCGTAGTTGGCATTGGCTTGACTCTAGTCTCTAGTTCAATGAAGAACGTCAAACAGACCAAGTCATCTGCCACAGTGGCTAGCTCGATATTTTCATCGACAGAGAAGGCTAGTGCCACATCAAGTACTTCATTGGCCGAAAATCCGAAGACAAGTGAATCTAGCAGTGCAAGTATTGACACACCTGATGCTAACCATGCTAAGGAAGCCTATACTGAAAATCCACGTTGGACCAATGACAAAGCTAGTCAACTTGCTAGTTTGATGGTTTCTTGGGGTAACCAGATGAATCAGCCTGGATACAAAGAAATCACTAATGAAGCCTCTTCCTTGCCTATCCGTTGGATGTCGGACCATAACCAGACTGTGGATGCTACTTATGCTGCAAATGGTAATAGCAGTTCTGAGTATACCATTGTTTCCGTTTACGAGAGATGGGAAAATGTATCTGTTCACCGTTATTTCTTTACCATCAAAAAAGATGGAACTCCCTTTGTTCTTTATTCACCAACTACCAATGGTGGTGTCTATTATGTCAAAGAAACAGAGAATGCAGACCTTAAATCAGGATATGCAGATATTGTAAACAATTAA
- a CDS encoding exodeoxyribonuclease III — protein MKLISWNIDSLNAALTSDSARAQLSRAVIDTLVAENADIIAIQETKLSAKGPTKKHLQILEDYFPDYDNTWRSSVEPARKGYAGTMFLYKKELNPVITYPEIGAPSTMDCEGRIITLEFDNFFVTQVYTPNAGDGLKRLLERQIWDEKYADYLAELDAQKPVLATGDYNVAHKEIDLANPSSNRRSPGFTDEERAGFTNLLAKGFTDTYRHLNGDVTGAYTWWAQRSKTSKINNTGWRIDYWLTSNRIADKVTKSDMIDSGDRQDHTPIVLEIDL, from the coding sequence ATGAAATTAATTTCTTGGAATATTGATTCCCTAAATGCCGCCCTTACTAGTGATTCTGCACGCGCTCAATTATCACGCGCTGTTATCGACACCTTGGTCGCTGAAAATGCAGATATCATTGCTATTCAAGAGACAAAACTGTCTGCTAAAGGTCCGACTAAAAAGCATTTGCAAATCTTGGAAGACTACTTCCCTGACTATGACAATACTTGGCGTTCATCTGTTGAACCTGCCCGTAAAGGTTATGCTGGAACCATGTTCTTGTATAAAAAAGAACTGAATCCAGTCATTACCTATCCTGAAATCGGAGCACCTTCAACCATGGACTGTGAAGGACGTATCATCACTCTCGAATTTGACAATTTCTTTGTGACACAGGTCTACACACCAAACGCTGGTGATGGCCTCAAACGTCTGCTTGAACGTCAAATCTGGGATGAAAAATATGCGGATTACCTAGCTGAATTGGACGCTCAGAAACCCGTTCTTGCGACTGGTGACTATAATGTTGCCCACAAGGAAATCGACTTGGCTAACCCTTCAAGTAATCGTCGTTCACCTGGTTTTACAGATGAAGAACGTGCTGGCTTCACTAACCTCCTTGCCAAAGGATTCACAGATACCTACCGTCACCTCAATGGCGACGTTACAGGAGCCTACACTTGGTGGGCTCAACGTAGCAAAACATCTAAAATCAACAATACAGGCTGGAGAATCGACTACTGGTTGACTTCAAATCGTATTGCCGATAAGGTCACAAAATCAGACATGATTGACTCTGGTGATCGCCAAGACCACACACCTATTGTCTTAGAGATTGATTTATAA
- a CDS encoding diacylglycerol kinase, whose product MKQKRARLIYNPTSGQEIMKKNVAEVLDILEGAGFEASAFQTTPDENSAKNEATRAAKAGFDLVIAAGGDGTINEVVSGVAPLKKRPQMAVIPTGTTNDFARALKIPRGNPVEAAKVIAKNQTLQMDIGRAYDDKYFINIAAAGSFTELTYSVPSRLKTVLGYLAYLVKGAELLPQVKKVPVRITHDEDVFEGGLSMIFVALTNSVGGFETIAPDAKLDDGKFTLIMVKTANLFELVDLIRQILQGGKHIYDKRISYIKTSSLYIEPLSDDRMMINLDGEYGGDAPIHLQNLKNHIEFYANIDEISDDAITLPDTDELALEAIAQKFSTEAEKIEND is encoded by the coding sequence ATGAAACAAAAACGTGCCCGCTTAATTTATAATCCAACATCTGGACAAGAAATTATGAAAAAAAATGTTGCCGAGGTCTTGGATATTCTGGAAGGTGCTGGCTTTGAAGCGTCAGCCTTTCAAACAACACCAGATGAGAACTCAGCAAAAAATGAGGCCACTCGTGCGGCCAAAGCAGGCTTTGACTTAGTTATTGCTGCTGGTGGCGATGGTACAATCAATGAGGTTGTTTCTGGGGTTGCCCCGCTTAAAAAACGCCCACAAATGGCGGTTATTCCAACGGGAACGACAAATGACTTTGCACGCGCCTTGAAGATTCCAAGAGGAAATCCTGTTGAAGCAGCCAAGGTTATCGCTAAAAATCAGACCCTTCAGATGGATATTGGCCGTGCCTATGATGACAAATACTTCATCAATATTGCGGCTGCTGGTTCCTTTACGGAACTAACCTATAGTGTACCTAGTCGCTTAAAGACAGTACTTGGTTATTTGGCCTACCTTGTTAAGGGGGCAGAGTTGTTGCCACAAGTTAAGAAGGTTCCTGTTCGTATTACGCATGATGAGGATGTTTTTGAAGGTGGTCTTTCCATGATTTTCGTTGCCTTGACCAATTCAGTTGGTGGCTTTGAAACGATTGCCCCAGATGCTAAACTGGATGATGGTAAATTTACTCTAATCATGGTTAAGACAGCTAACCTCTTTGAATTGGTTGACCTCATTCGTCAAATTCTCCAAGGTGGTAAACACATCTATGACAAGAGAATTTCCTATATCAAAACGAGCTCGCTGTATATTGAGCCTTTAAGTGATGATCGTATGATGATTAACCTCGATGGCGAATACGGTGGTGATGCACCAATTCATCTCCAAAATCTGAAGAATCATATTGAATTTTATGCAAATATTGATGAGATTTCTGATGATGCCATCACTCTTCCAGATACAGACGAATTAGCTCTTGAAGCCATTGCACAAAAATTCAGTACAGAAGCTGAAAAGATTGAGAATGACTAA
- a CDS encoding helix-turn-helix transcriptional regulator — translation MTASKTKRLLYFMSELEKGNDISKTDYLARFGISERTLKEDVSELKENLTELRPNMKVKYSRKYGSYHAQYEQGYGNLKYNQAVILSKILLESRALRKDEVAEIINIFVERAVDDKERRRIKRLTELELDSYQELKIYQDQDKSLLPAISAIFDAIVDQRPLSFSYRKPGEKVEEYKVFPISVIFDNHYFYCISYKLDENYSCDYKFSEIRYFRVDRFQTIHKSENDVAFTLSPEQQARLITDEQVRYQAFSMLSGNEWARITFEYKGLYRDVLESDIPKLKLLEESTSDGVDQVRYEIETFSLLGFQKYIQRFDGDFVFLKIEAMDN, via the coding sequence ATGACAGCATCAAAAACCAAACGTCTCTTGTATTTTATGTCCGAATTGGAAAAGGGAAATGACATTTCAAAAACGGACTACCTAGCTCGCTTTGGCATAAGTGAGCGTACCCTTAAAGAGGACGTGAGTGAACTCAAGGAAAATTTGACTGAGTTACGTCCAAATATGAAGGTTAAGTATTCTAGAAAATACGGTTCCTATCATGCCCAGTATGAACAGGGCTATGGTAACCTTAAATACAATCAGGCAGTTATCCTATCTAAGATTCTTTTAGAGAGTCGTGCCCTTCGAAAGGATGAAGTAGCAGAAATTATCAACATCTTTGTTGAGAGGGCTGTAGACGACAAGGAGCGCAGACGTATCAAGCGATTGACTGAGCTAGAACTAGATAGTTATCAAGAACTTAAGATTTATCAGGATCAAGATAAGTCACTCTTACCAGCTATTTCAGCCATTTTCGATGCCATTGTGGACCAACGTCCTTTGTCTTTTAGTTACCGTAAGCCAGGGGAAAAAGTGGAGGAATATAAGGTTTTTCCAATTTCAGTCATTTTTGACAACCACTATTTCTACTGTATTTCTTACAAATTGGATGAGAACTATAGTTGTGATTACAAGTTCTCTGAAATTCGTTATTTCCGTGTCGATCGTTTTCAGACCATTCATAAATCTGAAAATGACGTCGCCTTCACGCTCAGTCCAGAACAACAAGCCCGTCTCATTACAGATGAGCAGGTGCGCTACCAAGCTTTCTCAATGCTTTCTGGTAACGAATGGGCTCGAATTACCTTTGAGTATAAAGGTCTCTACCGTGATGTCTTGGAGTCTGATATTCCAAAACTGAAATTGCTAGAGGAAAGCACTAGTGATGGTGTTGATCAGGTCCGTTATGAGATTGAAACCTTTAGTTTATTAGGCTTTCAAAAGTATATTCAACGCTTTGATGGAGATTTTGTTTTCCTTAAGATTGAAGCAATGGATAATTAA
- a CDS encoding QueT transporter family protein codes for MKTKLNTTQKLVLSAIMMALYIAILFVSQAISFGAVQMRLATALYGLTYIFPFLVFPISLANAIANSFGGLGLIDVVGGFCASFLTTGSIYLIRKAKLSSWFIVLPILLVPSLVVPIWLSALLKLPYLALVFNLLLGQLVPSILGAVLVRELSKRGYKD; via the coding sequence ATGAAAACCAAACTTAATACCACTCAAAAGCTCGTTCTGTCAGCTATTATGATGGCTCTTTACATCGCTATCCTCTTTGTCTCTCAAGCCATTTCATTTGGTGCGGTTCAAATGCGTCTGGCTACCGCTTTATATGGATTAACCTACATCTTCCCGTTTTTGGTATTCCCAATTAGTCTGGCTAATGCCATCGCAAACTCTTTTGGAGGTTTGGGATTGATTGACGTGGTTGGTGGTTTCTGTGCTAGCTTTTTAACAACTGGTAGCATCTACCTCATCCGTAAAGCCAAGTTGTCAAGCTGGTTTATCGTACTCCCAATCCTACTCGTTCCATCCTTAGTGGTACCTATCTGGCTTAGCGCCTTACTTAAACTTCCTTATCTTGCTCTCGTTTTCAATTTGCTATTAGGACAATTAGTACCTTCAATCTTGGGAGCCGTCCTTGTAAGAGAGTTGTCCAAACGTGGATACAAAGACTGA
- a CDS encoding LLM class flavin-dependent oxidoreductase, producing the protein MTIELGISTFGETTLLESTGKAISHDQRIRDLVEEIELADQVGLDIYAIGEHHREDFAVSAPQIVLAAGAVNTKKIRLSSAVTILSSIDPVRVYQQYATIDALSNGRAEIMASRGSFVESFPLFGYDLSDYDELFNEKLDMLLEVKKQTNLTWQGKHTQSVDNRPVYPRAVQDDFPLWVATGGHIESTIQIAEKGLPIAYATIGGNPKAFAKLVEVYKEIGARNGYSDEQLKVAAHSWGWIEENNFQAIENYFYPTKQTVDNIAKDRPHWSEMTKEQYYASVGPNGAMFVGDPAHVAQKIIRIIEDLQLDRFMLHLPIGSMPHEDVLKAIKLYGEEVAPIVRRYFENKG; encoded by the coding sequence ATGACGATTGAACTTGGCATTTCAACTTTTGGAGAGACAACCCTCCTAGAATCAACTGGAAAAGCTATCTCTCATGACCAACGTATTAGAGACCTCGTTGAAGAAATTGAATTGGCGGATCAAGTTGGACTAGACATTTATGCGATTGGAGAGCATCACCGTGAAGACTTTGCGGTATCGGCACCGCAAATTGTTCTTGCAGCAGGTGCTGTGAATACCAAGAAGATTCGTTTATCTAGTGCAGTAACCATTTTGTCGTCTATTGACCCGGTTCGTGTCTATCAGCAGTATGCAACCATTGATGCTCTGTCAAATGGTCGTGCAGAAATCATGGCGAGTAGAGGTTCTTTTGTTGAGAGTTTTCCACTTTTTGGCTATGATCTTTCAGACTATGATGAACTTTTCAATGAAAAACTAGACATGCTTCTGGAAGTGAAAAAGCAAACGAATTTAACTTGGCAAGGTAAGCATACTCAATCTGTTGACAATCGCCCTGTGTATCCGCGAGCAGTCCAAGATGATTTTCCATTATGGGTAGCGACAGGTGGTCACATTGAGTCGACCATTCAAATTGCGGAAAAAGGTCTGCCAATTGCCTATGCTACAATTGGAGGAAATCCAAAGGCCTTTGCAAAATTAGTTGAGGTTTATAAGGAAATCGGTGCTCGAAATGGTTATTCGGATGAACAACTTAAGGTGGCTGCCCATTCTTGGGGTTGGATTGAAGAAAATAATTTCCAAGCGATAGAGAATTATTTTTATCCAACGAAACAAACGGTAGATAACATTGCTAAAGATCGCCCACACTGGTCTGAAATGACTAAAGAGCAGTACTATGCTAGTGTTGGACCAAACGGAGCCATGTTCGTTGGGGACCCTGCTCACGTTGCTCAAAAAATCATTCGTATTATTGAGGATTTACAGCTAGATCGCTTCATGCTTCATCTCCCGATTGGTTCTATGCCACATGAAGACGTTCTAAAGGCTATTAAACTTTATGGTGAAGAAGTGGCACCGATTGTTCGTCGTTATTTTGAAAATAAAGGATAG
- the tehB gene encoding SAM-dependent methyltransferase TehB, whose translation MTIDQQLLCYKRLPNWTATTLPEMVTQKHNTKAGTWAKLTILSGSLHFYELDEEGEVTAEHLFTSETEIPFVEPQAWHRIAAASDDLECYLSFYCKPEDYMAKKYDTKAHSEVLEAVQSGHIKPGRTLDLGCGHGRNALYLASLGHDVTAVDVNNEATQRIQMIADEENYNVRAGYYDINAAALPESETFDFILSTVVFMFLDPDQIPAIIKNMQERTVVGGYNLIVCAMDTEEHPCTMPFPFTFEEGELKNYYSDWELVKYNENLGHLHRLDEYGNPIALQFATMLAKKVK comes from the coding sequence ATGACTATAGATCAGCAACTTCTTTGCTACAAACGTTTACCAAACTGGACAGCTACAACACTTCCGGAAATGGTGACGCAAAAACACAATACTAAGGCGGGAACTTGGGCTAAATTGACCATTCTATCGGGATCTCTTCACTTCTACGAATTAGACGAAGAGGGAGAGGTTACTGCAGAGCACCTCTTTACCTCCGAGACAGAGATTCCTTTTGTTGAACCACAAGCTTGGCATCGCATCGCAGCCGCTTCAGATGATTTGGAATGCTATCTTTCTTTTTACTGTAAACCTGAAGACTACATGGCTAAAAAGTATGATACTAAAGCCCATTCCGAGGTTCTTGAAGCAGTCCAATCTGGCCATATCAAACCTGGTCGCACCCTTGACCTAGGCTGTGGTCACGGTCGTAACGCTCTTTATTTGGCATCTCTTGGGCATGATGTTACAGCCGTTGATGTTAATAACGAAGCTACACAACGCATCCAAATGATTGCAGATGAGGAAAATTACAATGTTAGAGCTGGCTACTACGATATCAATGCTGCTGCTCTTCCTGAGTCTGAAACCTTTGATTTCATCCTCTCAACAGTAGTCTTTATGTTCCTTGATCCCGATCAAATTCCGGCTATTATCAAGAATATGCAAGAGCGTACTGTCGTAGGTGGTTACAATCTGATTGTTTGTGCCATGGATACTGAGGAACACCCTTGTACCATGCCTTTCCCATTTACGTTTGAAGAGGGAGAGTTGAAAAATTATTATAGTGACTGGGAGTTAGTCAAGTATAATGAAAATCTTGGTCACCTTCACCGTTTGGATGAATATGGCAATCCCATCGCCCTTCAATTTGCAACCATGTTAGCTAAGAAGGTTAAATAA
- a CDS encoding energy-coupling factor transporter transmembrane protein EcfT, giving the protein MSWESVFLSWKYKPIIVYLAVIVACFVLAIILFRMGQKLGRFLFTAIVVGLIGLSFFATLGGSVYRGAMKKYRLIQQVSQSDLDEDKPDSDDPKDYEDESAIYNWTEEDFKNLKPKADTLRSIIKSHGKGNYVEMEFSGLKVRYDRGDGNEYINLSFVKDEKRRFVYDGGIATYPLDGVTVVDNYSSNWSEEQLNRLRTKDQDYLGPATPLSEVVREHSQAKRAWRSINVHSSGIIHKSVDLDYTDQNSPIEKAQLLRLSFEYNEKKKDYYLSYNSVARRY; this is encoded by the coding sequence GTGAGCTGGGAATCGGTCTTCTTATCTTGGAAGTATAAGCCGATAATTGTGTATCTGGCTGTAATTGTGGCATGTTTTGTCCTTGCTATCATTCTCTTTAGAATGGGACAGAAGCTAGGTAGATTTCTCTTCACCGCAATCGTGGTTGGCTTGATTGGACTATCCTTCTTTGCCACTTTAGGTGGTTCTGTCTATCGAGGGGCTATGAAAAAATACAGGTTGATTCAGCAGGTATCTCAGTCAGATCTTGATGAGGATAAACCTGATAGCGATGATCCCAAAGACTACGAAGATGAGTCTGCGATTTATAACTGGACGGAAGAAGATTTTAAAAATCTGAAACCCAAGGCTGATACCTTACGTTCGATTATTAAAAGTCATGGTAAGGGTAATTATGTCGAGATGGAGTTTAGTGGTCTCAAGGTGAGGTATGACCGTGGAGATGGCAATGAGTATATTAATCTCTCTTTTGTGAAGGACGAAAAGAGACGCTTTGTCTATGATGGTGGAATAGCGACTTATCCCCTTGATGGCGTTACGGTAGTTGATAATTATAGTAGTAATTGGTCGGAAGAACAGCTTAACCGGTTACGCACTAAAGACCAAGATTATCTTGGTCCAGCAACACCTTTGTCTGAGGTAGTGAGGGAACATTCTCAGGCAAAAAGGGCCTGGAGAAGTATCAATGTTCATTCATCAGGAATCATACATAAGTCAGTTGATCTTGATTACACTGATCAGAATAGTCCTATTGAGAAAGCACAATTGTTAAGACTATCTTTTGAGTATAACGAAAAGAAAAAGGACTATTATTTGAGCTATAATTCTGTGGCTCGTCGCTACTAG
- the ligA gene encoding NAD-dependent DNA ligase LigA, giving the protein MEKRMKELVVKLNQYAKEYYTEDNPSVSDAEYDKLYRELVALEAEYPELVQADSPTHRVGGLVLDGFEKYQHEYPLYSLQDAFSREELDAFDKRVKDEFPNADYMAELKIDGLSISLTYVDGILQVGATRGDGSVGENITENVKRISDIPLKLDQPLNITVRGECYLPRAEFERINIQRQENGEAEFANPRNAAAGTLRQLDTKVVAERRLATFLYQEASPTERLTQNDVLNEVAELGFSVNPRRIVTSSMDEIWDFIQAVGEDRDHLAYDIDGVVIKVNSLAMQEELGFTVKAPRWAIAYKFPAEEKEAELLSVDWQVGRTGVVTPTANLTPVQLAGTTVSRATLHNVDYIAEKDIRIGDTVIVYKAGDIIPAVLRVVESKRTTQEPMEVPTQCPSCGSGLLHFEDEVALRCINPSCPAQIKEGLIHFASRDAMNIAGMGPSVVEKLFKAELVKDVADIYGLNSQDFLQLEGFKEKSAEKLYAAIQASKENSAEKLLYGLGIHHVGAKVSKQLLEAFGSIQELASADVEAIAAVDGLGEVIAKSIQRYFAKEEAQVLMKELESYGVNLSYLGQKVADDAILSGRTVVLTGKLEHLKRSEAKAKLEALGAKVTGSVSKKTDLVVAGSDAGSKLEKAQSLGIEVKDEAWLLDL; this is encoded by the coding sequence ATGGAAAAACGAATGAAAGAGCTGGTTGTTAAACTTAACCAGTATGCAAAAGAGTATTATACGGAAGATAATCCATCAGTGTCAGATGCCGAGTATGATAAGCTTTATCGTGAGCTTGTAGCTTTGGAGGCTGAATATCCAGAACTTGTTCAAGCAGATAGTCCAACACATCGTGTGGGAGGGCTGGTACTTGATGGTTTTGAAAAATATCAACATGAGTATCCGCTTTATAGTTTGCAGGATGCTTTTTCACGAGAAGAGCTAGATGCCTTTGATAAGAGGGTTAAGGACGAATTTCCTAATGCTGATTATATGGCTGAACTCAAAATCGATGGGCTTTCTATCTCGTTGACCTATGTGGATGGTATTCTTCAGGTAGGTGCGACACGTGGTGATGGTTCTGTAGGTGAGAATATCACTGAAAATGTCAAGCGTATCTCAGATATTCCTCTGAAGTTGGACCAACCTCTTAATATTACGGTGCGTGGGGAGTGTTACCTGCCTCGGGCTGAGTTTGAACGCATCAACATCCAACGCCAGGAAAATGGTGAGGCCGAATTTGCCAATCCACGTAATGCTGCAGCAGGAACTCTTCGTCAATTAGATACCAAAGTAGTTGCAGAGCGTCGTTTGGCGACTTTCCTTTATCAGGAAGCTAGTCCAACGGAGCGTCTAACACAAAATGATGTCTTAAATGAAGTGGCAGAACTCGGTTTCTCTGTTAATCCACGACGCATTGTCACATCATCGATGGATGAGATTTGGGACTTTATTCAAGCTGTAGGAGAAGATCGTGATCACTTGGCCTATGACATTGATGGTGTTGTCATCAAAGTCAATAGTTTGGCTATGCAAGAAGAACTCGGTTTTACAGTTAAGGCGCCACGTTGGGCTATTGCTTATAAATTCCCGGCTGAGGAAAAGGAAGCAGAGCTTCTCTCAGTGGACTGGCAAGTAGGTCGTACGGGTGTAGTAACGCCGACTGCTAATTTGACTCCAGTGCAATTAGCGGGGACAACGGTTAGTCGAGCCACCCTTCATAATGTAGATTACATTGCCGAAAAAGACATTCGTATCGGTGATACCGTAATTGTCTACAAAGCTGGTGATATTATCCCTGCTGTACTTCGTGTAGTAGAGAGTAAGCGTACGACACAGGAGCCGATGGAAGTACCGACTCAATGTCCATCTTGTGGCAGTGGTCTTTTACATTTTGAAGATGAAGTTGCCCTACGTTGTATCAATCCTTCTTGCCCTGCTCAGATTAAGGAAGGTCTGATTCATTTTGCCTCTCGAGATGCCATGAACATCGCAGGTATGGGACCTTCAGTGGTTGAAAAGCTCTTTAAAGCTGAATTGGTTAAAGATGTGGCTGATATCTATGGCTTGAACAGTCAGGATTTCCTTCAATTGGAAGGTTTCAAGGAAAAGTCGGCTGAAAAACTTTACGCAGCCATTCAAGCATCAAAAGAAAATTCTGCAGAGAAATTGCTCTATGGCTTGGGTATTCACCATGTTGGCGCCAAAGTTAGTAAGCAGTTGCTAGAAGCTTTTGGCAGCATACAAGAGTTAGCCAGTGCAGATGTCGAGGCTATTGCTGCTGTAGATGGTTTAGGAGAGGTTATTGCCAAGTCCATCCAGCGCTATTTTGCTAAGGAGGAGGCTCAGGTTCTTATGAAAGAACTGGAATCCTATGGCGTTAATTTGTCCTATCTTGGACAAAAGGTGGCAGATGATGCTATCTTATCTGGTAGGACAGTTGTTTTGACAGGAAAATTGGAGCATCTTAAACGTAGTGAAGCAAAGGCAAAACTAGAAGCTCTGGGTGCTAAGGTGACAGGTTCTGTCTCTAAGAAAACAGATTTAGTAGTTGCTGGTAGTGATGCCGGAAGTAAGTTGGAAAAAGCACAAAGCCTAGGAATTGAAGTAAAAGATGAGGCTTGGTTGCTGGATTTATAG